The proteins below come from a single Methermicoccus shengliensis DSM 18856 genomic window:
- a CDS encoding restriction endonuclease subunit S, with amino-acid sequence MTNEKIPPGYKKTDVGVIPEDWEVKNFDNILISIPTKDYQLQTTEYKNIGKYPIIDQGQKSIVGFSDREEKVFFDIQDGVIIFGDHTRIVKYYIRPFIVGADGVKIIKRKKEVVDLKYVYYYLNLHKIPETGYNRHFKFLKEMNFLLPPLPEQRAIVRVLSDVDKLIECLDKLIEKKKLIKKGAMQQLLTGKKRLPGFKGEWVKKKLGETGYCQSGNGFPLKYQNLKTGVYPFFKVADLSRKGNSIFLKFSNHWITEDIRRKIGAFVFPQNAIIFAKIGAAIFLERKRILFQNSCIDNNMMGFIIDSSQADYRFIYYIFNTLSLSRLVESTALPSISKNNIENLEISLPPSLEEQQAIAQILSDMDAEIEALEKKKEKYEMIKKGMMELLLTGKVRVKEENGKIRRLRV; translated from the coding sequence ATGACCAACGAAAAAATCCCTCCTGGCTATAAGAAAACCGATGTTGGGGTAATTCCCGAGGATTGGGAAGTGAAGAATTTTGATAATATATTAATAAGTATTCCAACTAAGGATTATCAATTACAGACCACTGAATATAAGAATATTGGAAAATATCCAATAATAGACCAAGGACAAAAATCTATAGTTGGCTTTAGTGATAGGGAAGAGAAGGTATTTTTTGATATTCAAGATGGAGTGATTATTTTTGGAGATCATACAAGGATAGTTAAATATTATATTCGCCCCTTCATCGTTGGGGCAGATGGTGTTAAAATTATAAAAAGGAAAAAAGAAGTTGTTGATTTGAAATATGTATATTACTATCTTAACTTACATAAAATTCCAGAAACGGGATACAATCGTCATTTTAAATTCTTAAAAGAAATGAATTTTCTTCTCCCACCCCTCCCAGAGCAGCGCGCCATCGTCCGCGTTCTCTCTGACGTGGACAAGCTAATAGAGTGTCTTGACAAGCTCATAGAGAAGAAGAAGCTCATCAAAAAGGGCGCAATGCAGCAGCTTCTAACAGGCAAAAAACGCCTGCCTGGGTTTAAAGGTGAGTGGGTGAAGAAGAAGTTGGGGGAGACCGGATACTGTCAAAGTGGTAATGGTTTTCCTTTAAAGTATCAAAATCTTAAAACAGGGGTATATCCCTTTTTTAAGGTGGCAGATTTATCTAGAAAAGGGAATAGCATATTCCTGAAATTCTCGAATCATTGGATAACAGAAGACATCAGAAGAAAAATAGGTGCTTTTGTATTTCCACAAAATGCAATTATCTTTGCAAAAATAGGTGCTGCTATTTTCCTAGAGAGAAAAAGAATATTGTTTCAGAATAGCTGTATAGATAACAATATGATGGGTTTTATTATTGATTCTTCACAAGCGGATTATAGGTTTATTTATTATATATTTAACACTCTTTCTTTAAGTAGGTTAGTTGAATCCACTGCACTACCTTCTATTAGTAAGAATAATATTGAAAATTTGGAAATCTCCCTTCCTCCATCCCTTGAAGAACAACAAGCCATCGCCCAAATCCTCAGCGATATGGATGCGGAGATTGAGGCACTGGAGAAGAAAAAAGAGAAGTATGAGATGATAAAAAAGGGCATGATGGAGTTGTTGCTTACTGGGAAGGTTAGAGTAAAAGAAGAAAATGGTAAAATAAGGAGGTTAAGAGTATGA
- a CDS encoding protein NO VEIN domain-containing protein, translated as MFRFDREECVREFGEDSLFYFYPYWIEQTVESIDLGKTTFVIPFKSEEFFDKSIEELKKLGASSLLFLRNIKNISIHNEEDGTTRTCSITQIGDLTPLLQNEDIKIGKFLLVEGGTATRFLVFRGVFQVPDNIRSDGETKRAKRGDVKSREISIAIQLDEQENLMPTKGYICSFFPIEERKINFLVHADFIVQAGRVALLDNKWNRWMMEKAREVAEAAYHYFQENPEKPEWVEQSLLIFEEREISEKYDDIFEKPLFEVTKNPKVICIEGNKCPLDEVIKITEETEELIKKGYIKCSDVEIISKEKKHLIRKDYPTGGRKVEELSVDKINTEEFIKAKIDKKKGIKFLIDFYPVYKKALEKRYAHYRQDQREGFIKNDLGRLLVIDRNGNIKKQNEVWIEPDMKIFDELKSKGIEVDETQILSEYTLIDKELWSRGKDYLPRVNKITQQMIVKKCILPKIKISSEHPSKDDILSWTYILKSYNSYPKDEIWVIDDNGQVRKSSEIFLSDKYNSIYCVQKFDLPNINYLSEEYLKLDNDPDGWKKFFENTSMKGYRKFDYEDYIKKEVLPVLKDGEKIKSLTDSIVINYTQAIVECEVDINEPIFVVLKDGSRAMSNSEIYFPNEYSPKQNWENQSIIGLKFISSEYIGSDVSKWKEFFKKIGVKEEASGEMIEEFGKNIVKKKFETEGYKVEPYGGKADLKATKEILTIFIEVRSKSSGDITDESLDSEKAKFAEEQKDNFYLARVINIPDAPYIYLLKNPANCEEIALEMKIPKSVIEKYSEKINAKDLIKGD; from the coding sequence ATGTTTCGATTTGACAGAGAAGAATGCGTAAGGGAGTTTGGTGAAGATTCTCTTTTTTATTTTTATCCATATTGGATAGAGCAAACTGTAGAAAGTATAGATCTAGGAAAGACAACATTTGTAATTCCTTTTAAGTCGGAAGAATTTTTTGATAAAAGTATAGAAGAGTTAAAGAAGTTAGGAGCCAGTTCACTTCTATTTCTCAGAAATATAAAAAATATATCTATTCATAACGAAGAGGATGGTACTACTCGCACATGTAGTATAACCCAAATAGGCGATTTAACTCCGCTCCTTCAGAATGAGGATATTAAAATTGGTAAATTTTTATTAGTAGAGGGAGGTACCGCTACACGTTTTTTAGTCTTTCGGGGAGTTTTTCAAGTACCTGATAATATTCGAAGTGATGGAGAAACAAAAAGAGCAAAAAGAGGTGACGTTAAAAGCAGAGAAATTTCAATAGCTATACAACTTGATGAGCAAGAGAATTTAATGCCTACAAAGGGATATATATGTTCTTTTTTCCCAATTGAGGAACGGAAAATAAACTTTCTCGTTCATGCCGATTTCATAGTTCAGGCAGGGCGTGTTGCATTGCTTGATAATAAATGGAATAGATGGATGATGGAAAAAGCAAGAGAAGTTGCAGAAGCAGCGTACCATTACTTCCAAGAAAACCCAGAAAAACCTGAATGGGTAGAACAGTCTCTTTTAATTTTTGAAGAGCGAGAGATAAGCGAAAAATATGATGACATCTTTGAAAAACCATTATTTGAGGTGACTAAAAATCCAAAAGTTATCTGTATTGAGGGAAACAAATGTCCTCTTGATGAAGTAATAAAAATAACTGAAGAAACAGAGGAATTGATAAAGAAAGGATATATTAAATGCTCAGATGTAGAAATTATTTCTAAAGAGAAAAAACATTTAATTAGAAAAGATTACCCAACTGGAGGCAGAAAAGTTGAAGAATTGAGTGTGGACAAAATAAATACCGAAGAATTTATTAAAGCAAAAATAGATAAAAAGAAAGGCATCAAATTTTTAATCGATTTTTATCCAGTATACAAAAAAGCGTTAGAAAAGAGATATGCTCATTATCGCCAAGATCAACGCGAGGGCTTTATTAAGAACGATTTAGGACGGCTACTTGTAATTGATAGGAATGGAAATATAAAAAAGCAAAATGAAGTTTGGATTGAGCCAGACATGAAAATATTTGATGAGCTAAAGAGTAAAGGTATTGAGGTTGATGAAACACAAATTCTTTCAGAGTACACTTTGATTGATAAAGAGTTATGGAGTAGAGGGAAAGATTATCTTCCAAGGGTAAATAAAATTACGCAACAGATGATTGTTAAGAAGTGTATTCTACCAAAGATTAAAATATCCTCTGAACATCCATCTAAAGATGATATTCTATCTTGGACATACATTTTGAAATCATATAACTCTTATCCAAAAGATGAAATTTGGGTCATAGATGATAATGGACAAGTCAGAAAAAGTAGTGAGATTTTTCTCTCTGATAAATATAATTCCATTTACTGCGTGCAGAAATTTGACCTACCTAATATAAACTATCTAAGTGAGGAATATCTAAAGTTGGACAACGATCCTGATGGATGGAAAAAATTTTTTGAAAACACTTCAATGAAAGGATATAGGAAATTCGATTATGAAGACTACATAAAAAAGGAGGTTTTGCCTGTTTTAAAAGATGGGGAAAAAATTAAAAGTTTAACAGATTCTATAGTCATTAACTATACTCAAGCAATAGTAGAATGTGAAGTAGACATTAATGAGCCGATTTTTGTGGTGCTAAAAGATGGAAGCAGAGCGATGTCAAATAGTGAAATCTATTTTCCAAACGAATATTCACCCAAACAGAATTGGGAAAATCAATCGATCATTGGTCTTAAATTTATATCTTCAGAGTATATTGGAAGTGATGTCTCTAAATGGAAAGAGTTTTTCAAGAAAATAGGTGTGAAAGAAGAGGCTTCTGGAGAGATGATTGAGGAATTTGGAAAAAATATTGTAAAAAAGAAATTTGAAACTGAGGGATATAAAGTAGAGCCATATGGCGGAAAAGCAGATTTGAAAGCGACAAAAGAAATCTTAACCATTTTTATAGAAGTTCGATCAAAATCATCAGGCGATATTACAGACGAATCTTTGGACTCGGAAAAAGCAAAATTTGCTGAGGAGCAAAAAGATAACTTCTATCTTGCTAGGGTCATAAATATCCCAGATGCACCATATATCTATCTTCTAAAGAATCCCGCAAATTGCGAAGAAATTGCTTTGGAGATGAAGATACCTAAAAGCGTGATCGAGAAATACAGTGAAAAGATAAATGCAAAAGATCTGATAAAGGGTGATTAA
- a CDS encoding DNA polymerase subunit beta, protein MPRIRDFVITHDCLVLSVVDYVPQQYYGDGEGIRAMLRYVPHEEGERRRGSVRYTKLDTAGAFSYMRKHHPEWIRDVFVVPEHEVAEYLRPDEMLEEVMAHHARLRALVEWLEGCGVDRRYMGITGSLLSGLASEHSDIDFVAYGREWWLARQCLAELSEGGPIRRVDEPMWRKIYEKRKPELSYREFVLHEKRKLNRGMVQGTYFDLLYVRDERGMAEYTPPRRTRRLGMRTLTAEVIEDRYAFDAPAIYEVDHPDVRRVVCYTHTYAGQAFKGEVLEARGMLEKTSEGLQLVVGTTREASGEWIRSLTLLEREALEETDS, encoded by the coding sequence GTGCCTCGAATCAGGGACTTTGTGATAACCCATGACTGCCTCGTGCTCTCGGTGGTGGACTACGTGCCCCAGCAGTATTATGGAGATGGGGAGGGCATCAGGGCGATGCTGCGCTATGTGCCCCACGAGGAGGGAGAGCGAAGGAGGGGCAGCGTGCGGTACACCAAGCTGGACACCGCTGGGGCGTTTTCCTATATGCGCAAGCACCATCCAGAGTGGATAAGGGATGTGTTCGTGGTTCCAGAGCACGAGGTGGCTGAGTACCTCAGGCCAGACGAGATGCTCGAGGAAGTGATGGCACACCATGCAAGGCTGCGTGCGCTCGTCGAGTGGCTCGAGGGCTGTGGTGTTGACAGGAGGTACATGGGCATCACGGGCTCGCTGCTCAGTGGACTTGCATCAGAGCACTCGGACATCGACTTTGTAGCCTATGGAAGGGAGTGGTGGCTGGCAAGGCAGTGCCTTGCAGAGCTCTCCGAGGGGGGGCCCATCAGAAGGGTGGATGAGCCCATGTGGAGGAAGATATATGAAAAGCGCAAGCCAGAGCTCTCTTACAGAGAGTTTGTGCTCCACGAGAAGAGAAAGCTCAACCGCGGGATGGTGCAGGGCACATACTTCGATCTGCTCTATGTGCGCGACGAGCGGGGCATGGCGGAGTATACTCCTCCAAGGCGCACGAGGAGGCTGGGCATGCGCACACTCACCGCAGAGGTGATTGAGGACAGGTATGCGTTCGATGCCCCTGCCATCTACGAGGTGGACCATCCAGATGTGAGAAGGGTGGTGTGCTACACCCACACATATGCTGGACAGGCGTTCAAGGGTGAGGTGCTCGAGGCGAGGGGCATGCTGGAAAAAACCTCCGAGGGTCTTCAGCTCGTGGTGGGCACCACGCGGGAGGCATCTGGAGAGTGGATAAGGTCGCTAACGCTGCTCGAGAGAGAGGCGCTCGAGGAAACAGATAGCTAA
- a CDS encoding sacsin N-terminal ATP-binding-like domain-containing protein translates to MDGKELIMKIQEEVKRQREIGGIWEGYCNLQKLASGDIWESATRYIYELLQNAEDAKAKEFRIYISKQRIKVVHNGDPFTEDDVRNICYAMSKKDPNETIGYLGVGFRSVFAVTDR, encoded by the coding sequence ATGGATGGTAAGGAGTTAATTATGAAAATACAGGAAGAAGTAAAACGACAGAGAGAAATAGGGGGGATCTGGGAGGGATATTGTAATTTACAAAAACTCGCCTCTGGAGATATATGGGAAAGCGCTACAAGATACATTTATGAACTTCTGCAAAATGCAGAGGATGCTAAAGCAAAAGAATTTAGAATTTATATTTCAAAGCAAAGAATAAAAGTAGTTCATAACGGAGATCCTTTTACTGAGGATGATGTAAGAAATATTTGTTATGCGATGAGTAAAAAGGATCCAAATGAAACCATAGGGTATTTAGGAGTAGGCTTTAGATCTGTGTTTGCGGTAACGGATAGATAA
- a CDS encoding type I restriction-modification system subunit M, giving the protein MAMKKTQLYTHLWEAANALRGGMDASQYKDYVLTILFVKYVTDRYKNDPYADFVVPEDGSFDALVEAKGKPDIGERINKVLSRLAEENELKGVIDLVDFDDSTKLGSGKEKVDRLTKLIAIFENPELNFSKNRAEGDDILGDVYEYFMKKFATEAGKSKGQFYTPAEVSRVMAKIIGVENANSPDQTAYDPTCGSGSLLLKVADEAPVEISLYGQEIDINVANLARMNMILHGKPYAVIEQGNTLSNPKFKNKDGSLKTFDFAVANPPFSQKNWMNGLVPENDPYHRFDDGIPPAKNGDYAFLLHLIKSLKPGKGKGAIILPHGVLFRGGAEAKIRRNLVRKGYIKGIIGLPPNLFYGTGIPAIIMVIDKENAHARKGIFMIDASKGFRKDGPKNRLRERDIHKIVTTFVNFEEIPGYSRMVSLEEIEKNDYNLNIPRYIDSTEEEDIQDIHAHLHGGIPKRDIDKIEGLKIFKSLKKELFEEKEDRYYQLKVGIELLQDFIENHGEVDKFKDNALRVFKNWKEGKIAFLKSIESNTKSKQFIKELSESLLDAFRSVALVDEYAVYQILMDYWDEEMKDDVYMIIENGWEAKTYRIIEKNKKGKNVDKGWTCDILPKEIVTSEFFNDEKREIEELEAKREEIQREMEEMKEEYGGEEGILEEVKNEKGNITKKDLQLKINELRWNPSEFKEELEILTKYHNLMNKESEIKKKIKEKEKELDEKLLRKYAELTEDDVKRLVVEKKWLKRLEDDLKDELDDIILEMVNRIKELAERYAEPLPEIEREVEEYEKKVKEHLKVMGFEI; this is encoded by the coding sequence ATGGCAATGAAGAAAACTCAACTTTACACTCATCTTTGGGAAGCTGCTAATGCCCTCAGGGGCGGAATGGATGCGAGCCAGTACAAAGATTATGTACTTACAATTTTATTTGTTAAGTATGTAACGGACAGGTATAAAAATGATCCCTACGCTGATTTTGTGGTTCCTGAAGATGGGAGCTTTGATGCTCTGGTAGAGGCAAAAGGTAAGCCAGATATTGGCGAAAGAATAAACAAAGTCCTATCGAGACTTGCAGAAGAAAATGAATTGAAAGGAGTCATTGATCTTGTAGATTTTGATGATAGCACTAAACTTGGAAGTGGAAAAGAGAAAGTTGATAGACTCACCAAACTCATAGCTATTTTTGAAAACCCTGAGCTTAATTTTTCTAAAAACCGAGCAGAAGGAGATGATATCCTCGGGGATGTATATGAATACTTCATGAAAAAGTTTGCAACGGAGGCAGGTAAGAGCAAGGGGCAATTCTATACTCCTGCTGAAGTATCAAGAGTCATGGCAAAGATTATTGGTGTAGAAAACGCAAATTCTCCGGATCAAACTGCATATGATCCTACCTGCGGTTCAGGTTCTCTTCTTTTGAAAGTTGCCGATGAAGCACCGGTTGAAATCAGTTTATACGGGCAGGAGATTGATATTAATGTTGCCAATTTGGCGAGAATGAACATGATTCTACACGGTAAGCCTTATGCAGTTATAGAACAGGGAAACACATTATCTAATCCAAAATTTAAAAACAAAGACGGCTCTCTCAAAACATTTGATTTTGCTGTTGCAAATCCACCTTTTTCTCAAAAAAATTGGATGAATGGACTTGTTCCAGAAAATGATCCATATCATAGATTTGATGATGGTATCCCCCCAGCAAAAAATGGAGATTATGCCTTTTTACTCCATTTAATAAAATCACTGAAACCTGGAAAGGGGAAAGGAGCAATAATCCTGCCCCATGGAGTGCTTTTTAGGGGTGGTGCTGAAGCAAAGATAAGAAGGAATCTCGTAAGAAAGGGTTATATTAAGGGAATTATAGGGCTACCACCAAACCTGTTCTATGGTACGGGCATACCCGCCATCATTATGGTAATAGACAAAGAAAACGCCCACGCAAGAAAAGGAATTTTTATGATTGACGCTTCAAAGGGATTTAGGAAAGATGGACCTAAAAACAGATTGAGAGAGAGGGACATTCACAAGATAGTTACCACTTTTGTAAACTTTGAAGAAATACCCGGATACTCCAGAATGGTAAGCCTGGAAGAGATTGAAAAGAATGATTACAACCTCAATATTCCGAGGTACATAGACAGCACCGAGGAAGAAGATATTCAGGACATACATGCACATTTACACGGGGGAATACCAAAGAGAGACATTGACAAGATAGAAGGGTTGAAGATTTTCAAGAGTTTGAAAAAAGAACTATTTGAGGAAAAGGAGGACCGTTACTATCAACTAAAAGTAGGAATAGAGCTCCTACAAGACTTCATAGAGAACCATGGAGAAGTGGACAAGTTCAAAGATAATGCTTTGAGAGTATTCAAAAACTGGAAGGAAGGGAAAATCGCATTTTTGAAGTCGATAGAAAGTAATACAAAAAGCAAACAATTCATAAAGGAACTGTCTGAAAGCCTGCTCGACGCGTTCAGGTCCGTGGCACTCGTGGACGAATACGCAGTTTATCAGATTCTAATGGATTACTGGGACGAGGAAATGAAGGACGATGTCTATATGATAATTGAAAACGGCTGGGAAGCAAAAACATACAGGATTATTGAGAAAAACAAAAAGGGCAAAAATGTAGACAAGGGATGGACATGCGACATACTACCAAAGGAGATTGTGACATCTGAGTTCTTTAATGATGAAAAGAGGGAAATAGAAGAATTGGAAGCAAAGAGGGAAGAGATACAGAGGGAAATGGAAGAGATGAAAGAGGAATATGGCGGAGAGGAAGGTATTCTTGAAGAAGTCAAGAATGAGAAGGGCAATATAACAAAAAAAGACTTGCAGTTAAAAATCAACGAACTAAGATGGAATCCCTCAGAATTTAAAGAAGAACTGGAAATATTGACAAAATATCACAATCTCATGAACAAAGAATCTGAAATTAAAAAGAAGATAAAAGAGAAAGAGAAAGAACTTGACGAGAAACTCCTGAGAAAGTACGCAGAGCTCACCGAGGATGATGTTAAACGTCTAGTAGTGGAAAAGAAGTGGTTAAAACGCCTTGAAGATGATTTGAAAGACGAACTGGATGATATTATTTTAGAAATGGTCAACAGGATAAAGGAACTTGCAGAGCGATACGCGGAGCCTCTGCCTGAAATTGAGAGAGAAGTTGAGGAGTACGAGAAAAAGGTGAAGGAACATTTGAAGGTGATGGGGTTTGAAATATGA
- a CDS encoding type I restriction endonuclease subunit R: protein MAIGINEPEKRTQERVINFFVNVLGYDYLGNWEKREGNSNIEEEYLINFLKKQGYSDDVIKKAIEKLKKIADNQQKSLYDRNKEIYELLRYGTDVKIHPSEPSIHVNFIDWENPENNHFAIAEEVTIRGRHTKRPDIVIYISGIAIGVLELKRSRISISEGIRQNLDSQKKEFIQDFFTTIQLVMAGNDTQGLRYGTIETPERYYLEWKEENPEYDHNKKTALPRALPRDKCEVSENILYCDIYRLLNKTRLLEIIHDFIIFDAGIKKVPRHNQYFAVKAAQKSIKKREGGIIWHTQGSGKSLIMVWLAKWIIENISDSRVLIVTDRIELDEQIEKVFRGVGEDIYRTKSARDLIEQLNKKDENLMCSLIHKFGRAEATDRDYDEYIQELEATLPMDFEPKGNIFVFVDECHRTQSGKLHRAMKKILPNAVLIGFTGTPLLKKDKPTTLETFGKYIHTYKFDEGVQDGIILDLRYEARDVDIKVVSEDKIDKWFEVKTKGLSDIAKTQLKKRWGTLKKLYSSRSRMEKIVADIIFDFETKPRLATGRGNAMLVAGSIYEACKYYELFKSRGFDKVAIVTSYRPNIMNIKGEETGEEGEAENIKKYEIYKKMIADYYSISEEEAVKDYWIDKFEKEVKKKFVEEPGQMKLLIVVDKLLTGFDAPSATYLYIDKPMKDHGLFQAICRVNRLDDKDNGDELDKDYGYIVDYRDLFNSMEKAIKDYTSGAFAEFDKEDVEGLLKDRLTDAKKRLDEALEKVELLTEGVKPPKGINEYREYFVGDNSEEKQQLRLEFYKRVSSLVRAYTNIANELTEAGYSKKEQEEIKEKVRHYTAIRGELKLMSGDYLDLKVFDPAMRYLIDSYIQAEESRTLASFEDTSLLEIIVLKGLQKALETLPSAIGKNKEALAETIENNIRRLIVDKREVNPAYYDKMSKILKELVEKRKKEVISYEEYLKEVEELTKMLINRESGKQSYPPSIRNSMAKRAIYDNLKGIENREELTNAIDEAIRKTKKDNWRGHKIKERQAKNAIRKILKDEELTEKIFQIVLKQGEY, encoded by the coding sequence ATGGCCATCGGAATCAATGAACCTGAAAAAAGAACTCAGGAGCGGGTTATAAACTTCTTTGTAAATGTACTTGGTTATGATTATCTTGGGAACTGGGAGAAGAGAGAGGGAAACTCAAACATCGAAGAGGAATATCTTATCAATTTTCTCAAAAAGCAGGGATATAGTGATGATGTTATAAAAAAGGCTATTGAAAAGTTGAAGAAAATAGCAGATAATCAGCAGAAATCACTTTACGATAGAAATAAAGAAATTTACGAACTTTTAAGATATGGTACAGATGTCAAGATTCATCCATCCGAGCCGTCCATACATGTTAATTTCATAGATTGGGAGAATCCAGAGAATAATCATTTTGCAATAGCCGAGGAGGTAACAATAAGGGGGAGACATACCAAGAGACCAGACATAGTTATATACATAAGTGGAATTGCCATTGGAGTCCTAGAATTAAAAAGATCAAGGATCTCGATAAGTGAAGGCATCCGGCAGAATCTTGATAGTCAGAAAAAAGAGTTTATTCAAGATTTCTTTACCACGATACAACTCGTTATGGCTGGAAACGATACACAGGGATTGAGATATGGAACAATTGAAACCCCAGAAAGATACTATCTTGAATGGAAAGAGGAGAATCCGGAGTATGATCATAACAAAAAGACAGCCCTGCCAAGAGCCTTACCACGAGATAAATGTGAAGTGTCTGAGAATATCCTTTACTGTGATATTTACAGGCTCTTAAATAAGACTAGGCTCTTGGAAATTATACACGACTTCATAATTTTTGATGCTGGTATCAAAAAGGTTCCAAGACACAACCAGTACTTTGCTGTAAAGGCAGCCCAAAAAAGCATAAAGAAGAGAGAGGGTGGCATAATATGGCATACTCAGGGGAGCGGAAAATCGCTCATAATGGTGTGGCTTGCTAAATGGATAATAGAAAACATCTCAGATAGCAGGGTTTTGATTGTCACTGATAGGATAGAGTTAGATGAACAGATTGAGAAAGTATTCAGGGGTGTGGGGGAAGATATATACAGAACAAAATCTGCAAGAGACCTGATTGAGCAGTTAAACAAGAAAGACGAGAACCTGATGTGTTCACTGATACATAAATTTGGGAGAGCAGAAGCTACAGACAGGGATTATGATGAATACATCCAAGAATTGGAGGCAACCCTTCCTATGGATTTTGAACCCAAAGGAAACATATTTGTGTTCGTGGACGAATGCCACAGAACTCAATCGGGTAAGCTGCATAGAGCCATGAAAAAAATTCTACCAAATGCTGTTTTAATTGGATTTACAGGAACTCCTCTCCTTAAAAAGGATAAACCGACAACCCTGGAAACATTTGGAAAGTATATTCATACATACAAGTTTGATGAAGGTGTGCAGGACGGTATAATCTTGGATTTGAGATATGAAGCGAGAGATGTGGATATAAAAGTAGTATCGGAGGACAAGATAGACAAATGGTTCGAAGTTAAAACAAAGGGCTTGTCGGATATCGCTAAGACTCAACTTAAAAAGAGATGGGGCACTCTGAAAAAATTATACAGCTCGAGAAGTAGGATGGAGAAGATCGTTGCGGACATAATCTTCGACTTTGAGACAAAACCAAGATTGGCAACTGGCAGGGGCAACGCCATGCTTGTGGCAGGTAGCATATACGAAGCATGCAAGTACTATGAACTCTTCAAGTCGAGAGGATTTGACAAAGTTGCCATTGTAACATCTTATCGTCCAAACATTATGAACATAAAGGGAGAGGAGACTGGAGAGGAGGGGGAGGCGGAAAACATAAAGAAATATGAGATTTACAAAAAAATGATAGCCGATTATTACAGCATTTCTGAGGAAGAAGCAGTAAAAGATTATTGGATAGACAAATTTGAGAAGGAAGTTAAAAAGAAATTCGTCGAAGAGCCCGGACAGATGAAGTTGTTAATCGTGGTGGATAAACTCCTAACGGGATTCGATGCGCCAAGCGCCACTTATCTTTACATAGACAAGCCCATGAAGGACCATGGCTTATTCCAAGCAATCTGTAGGGTAAACAGGCTGGACGATAAAGACAATGGAGATGAGTTAGACAAGGATTATGGCTATATTGTGGATTACAGAGACCTATTCAATAGTATGGAAAAGGCCATTAAAGATTACACATCAGGAGCATTCGCAGAGTTTGATAAGGAAGATGTTGAAGGACTGCTAAAGGATAGATTAACCGATGCGAAAAAAAGACTTGACGAAGCCCTTGAGAAGGTTGAACTATTAACTGAAGGTGTAAAACCACCAAAGGGCATAAACGAATATAGAGAATATTTTGTTGGAGACAACTCAGAGGAAAAGCAACAGCTCAGGTTAGAATTCTACAAAAGAGTATCCTCCCTTGTGAGGGCTTACACGAACATAGCTAACGAATTAACCGAAGCAGGATATTCCAAGAAAGAACAAGAAGAAATCAAGGAAAAAGTCAGGCATTACACGGCAATAAGAGGCGAGCTAAAATTAATGAGTGGTGATTACTTGGACTTGAAAGTGTTCGATCCTGCAATGAGGTATCTTATAGACTCTTACATCCAAGCGGAGGAAAGCAGAACCTTAGCATCATTCGAAGACACATCATTGCTGGAAATAATAGTACTTAAGGGCCTTCAGAAGGCTTTAGAAACATTACCAAGTGCCATCGGAAAGAACAAGGAGGCACTTGCTGAAACAATAGAGAACAATATAAGAAGGCTGATAGTAGACAAGAGGGAGGTTAATCCGGCATATTACGACAAAATGTCCAAAATACTCAAGGAACTGGTAGAAAAGAGGAAAAAAGAAGTTATTAGTTACGAAGAGTACCTAAAAGAAGTTGAGGAATTAACCAAGATGCTCATAAATAGGGAGAGCGGTAAACAATCATATCCCCCAAGCATAAGGAATAGTATGGCAAAAAGAGCCATATATGATAATCTAAAAGGTATTGAAAACAGAGAAGAACTTACAAATGCCATTGATGAAGCTATAAGAAAAACCAAAAAAGATAACTGGAGAGGACATAAAATAAAAGAGCGACAGGCAAAAAACGCTATCAGAAAAATTTTGAAAGATGAAGAACTCACTGAAAAGATCTTCCAAATAGTACTAAAACAGGGTGAGTATTAA